A window from Erythrobacter sp. YJ-T3-07 encodes these proteins:
- a CDS encoding cytochrome c oxidase subunit II — protein MIATDAALASGALQQSFLQPMGPVAQEQATHLMRVVGITMIVILPVLVGVPLILWRYRYAKPRGAYAPEWEFSGKLEYALWGVPVLIVIVLASWLWYSTDKLDPYEPLGPDPLQVQAIGLDWKWVFIYPAEGIATVDELVVPVGRPVELTLTTDTVMQSLLIAPLTGQIYAMPGMTTKLNFAATRAGKAEGENTQFNGDGFGRQKFTLRALEPDDYAAWIARGDSGPTLDEATYATLRRRTVLADARGDLGLEKSAEPIVMTLGQRDMFGQIVAKYHGGGAGRWGGIGLPQTGATGAGE, from the coding sequence TTGATCGCCACGGACGCCGCTCTGGCGTCCGGCGCGCTGCAGCAGAGCTTCCTCCAGCCGATGGGGCCCGTCGCGCAGGAGCAGGCGACCCACCTCATGCGGGTGGTGGGGATCACGATGATCGTGATCCTCCCTGTACTCGTGGGGGTGCCCCTGATCCTGTGGCGCTACCGCTATGCCAAGCCGCGCGGCGCATATGCGCCCGAGTGGGAATTTTCCGGCAAGCTCGAATATGCCCTGTGGGGCGTGCCGGTGCTGATCGTGATCGTGCTGGCCAGCTGGCTGTGGTATTCTACGGACAAGCTCGACCCCTACGAGCCGCTTGGCCCCGACCCGCTGCAGGTGCAGGCCATCGGGCTCGACTGGAAATGGGTGTTTATCTATCCGGCAGAGGGCATCGCAACGGTCGATGAACTGGTCGTGCCGGTCGGGCGCCCGGTGGAGCTGACGCTGACCACCGATACCGTGATGCAAAGCCTGCTGATCGCGCCGCTGACCGGGCAGATTTACGCAATGCCGGGAATGACGACCAAGCTGAACTTCGCCGCGACCCGCGCCGGGAAGGCCGAGGGCGAGAACACGCAGTTCAATGGGGACGGTTTCGGCCGCCAGAAATTCACGCTGCGCGCGCTCGAACCGGACGACTACGCTGCGTGGATCGCGCGCGGCGACAGCGGCCCGACACTCGATGAAGCGACCTATGCCACATTGCGCCGACGCACCGTGCTGGCCGATGCGCGCGGCGATCTTGGGCTGGAAAAGAGCGCCGAGCCGATCGTCATGACGCTGGGCCAGCGGGACATGTTCGGACAGATCGTCGCGAAGTATCATGGCGGCGGGGCGGGGCGCTGGGGCGGTATCGGGCTGCCGCAAACCGGCGCGACGGGTGCCGGAGAATGA
- a CDS encoding cbb3-type cytochrome c oxidase subunit I, with product MSGQTSPIFGNLDWSVTPFTDVLQHPGTSTIIGAFAASVLVLGAIAAVALFTRMRWWGSLYRNWLTSPDAKKIGIMYIALALVMLARGIIEGFVMRAHQASALGTLSAPESGLVAPDHFAQLFSTHGTIMIFFVAMPLLIGLINFVLPQQLGARDMAFPVLNQVSLGLTASGAALVMISLLIGDFGTGGWTMYPPYTGKIFSPGEGVDYWLWAILISGMGSTLTGMNFAVTIFKQRAPGMHLMRMPLFCWTSLCVAIMLIYAMPALTVSSAMLALDRYADFHFFTNEAGGNMMNYANIFWMFGHPEVYILILPAFGVFSEISSTFSGKRLYGYTSLVIASMCIAVISFTVWLHHFFTMGQSAGVNIAFGIATMVIGIPTGVKIYDWMATIWRGRVRITTPIVYLTGFFLLFVIGGLSGIILANPSIDYQVHNSTFLVAHFHNVIIPGVLFGMLAGIHYWFPKAFGFRLSETWGRRTAFLFVGGFVFTFMPLYVLGLMGMPRRSPTFQNPDFLPWMYLAAFGGVLMLCALASLIWTFWTSYRHRAALAVPGGDPWNGSTLEWSTPAPVPEWTFPCIPQVHARHDWGERKRAGDPWKAPAEYTDIEMPANTAHGLLIAVAAFLLGFAMVWHIWWLAILGALAIPGLLILRAMRVIEPRIVPAAQVAEADSRFRQLVASLPAATRADEETQRNRGVPDISEFAG from the coding sequence ATGAGCGGTCAGACCAGCCCGATTTTCGGCAATCTCGACTGGAGCGTGACGCCTTTTACCGATGTGCTGCAGCATCCGGGCACCAGTACGATCATCGGAGCTTTCGCGGCGAGCGTGCTGGTCCTCGGTGCGATCGCCGCGGTGGCCCTGTTTACCCGCATGCGCTGGTGGGGCTCGCTTTACCGCAACTGGCTGACATCGCCCGACGCCAAGAAGATCGGCATCATGTATATCGCGCTCGCGCTGGTCATGCTGGCCCGCGGCATCATCGAAGGCTTCGTGATGCGCGCCCATCAGGCGAGCGCGCTGGGCACGCTGAGCGCGCCCGAGAGCGGGCTGGTCGCGCCCGATCACTTCGCACAGCTGTTCAGCACGCACGGAACGATCATGATCTTCTTCGTCGCGATGCCGTTGCTGATCGGGCTGATTAACTTCGTCCTGCCGCAACAGCTGGGCGCGCGCGACATGGCGTTCCCGGTGCTCAATCAGGTGAGTCTCGGGCTGACGGCGTCGGGCGCGGCGCTGGTCATGATCTCGCTGCTGATCGGCGATTTCGGCACTGGCGGGTGGACCATGTACCCGCCCTATACGGGCAAGATCTTCAGCCCGGGCGAGGGGGTGGACTACTGGCTGTGGGCGATCCTGATCTCGGGCATGGGATCGACACTAACGGGCATGAATTTCGCCGTGACGATCTTCAAGCAGCGCGCGCCGGGCATGCACCTGATGCGCATGCCGCTGTTCTGCTGGACGAGCCTGTGCGTCGCCATCATGCTGATCTACGCCATGCCCGCGCTGACAGTGTCGAGCGCGATGCTGGCGCTCGATCGCTATGCCGATTTCCACTTCTTCACCAACGAAGCGGGCGGCAACATGATGAATTACGCCAACATCTTCTGGATGTTCGGTCATCCCGAGGTTTACATCCTGATCCTGCCAGCCTTCGGCGTGTTCTCGGAGATCAGCTCCACATTCTCGGGCAAGCGGCTCTACGGCTACACCTCGCTGGTGATTGCGAGCATGTGCATCGCGGTGATCAGCTTCACCGTCTGGCTGCACCACTTCTTCACCATGGGGCAGAGCGCGGGCGTGAACATCGCCTTCGGCATCGCCACGATGGTGATCGGCATTCCGACCGGCGTGAAGATCTACGACTGGATGGCGACCATCTGGCGCGGCCGCGTGCGTATCACCACGCCGATTGTTTACCTCACGGGCTTCTTCCTGCTGTTCGTGATCGGCGGGCTATCGGGCATCATCCTCGCCAATCCGTCGATCGACTATCAGGTGCACAACTCGACCTTCCTGGTGGCGCACTTCCACAACGTGATCATTCCCGGCGTGCTCTTCGGCATGCTGGCGGGCATTCACTACTGGTTCCCCAAGGCCTTCGGCTTCCGGCTGAGCGAGACGTGGGGGCGGCGCACCGCGTTCCTGTTCGTCGGCGGGTTCGTCTTCACCTTCATGCCGCTCTACGTGCTCGGCCTGATGGGCATGCCGCGCCGCTCGCCGACGTTCCAGAACCCCGATTTCCTGCCGTGGATGTATCTTGCCGCGTTCGGCGGGGTGCTGATGTTGTGTGCGCTCGCCAGCCTGATCTGGACGTTCTGGACCAGTTACCGCCACCGCGCGGCTCTCGCTGTTCCCGGCGGCGATCCATGGAACGGCTCGACCCTCGAATGGTCGACCCCCGCGCCTGTGCCCGAATGGACCTTCCCCTGCATCCCGCAGGTGCATGCACGCCACGATTGGGGTGAGAGGAAGCGCGCGGGCGACCCGTGGAAAGCCCCCGCCGAGTACACCGACATCGAAATGCCGGCCAACACCGCGCACGGCCTGCTGATCGCGGTCGCGGCCTTCCTGCTCGGCTTTGCGATGGTGTGGCACATCTGGTGGCTCGCGATCCTCGGCGCCCTTGCCATCCCCGGCCTCCTGATCCTTCGCGCGATGCGGGTAATCGAGCCGCGGATCGTTCCGGCGGCGCAGGTTGCCGAAGCTGACAGCCGGTTCCGCCAGCTGGTCGCTAGCCTACCCGCCGCAACCCGCGCCGACGAAGAGACGCAGCGCAATCGCGGCGTCCCCGATATCTCGGAGTTCGCAGGATGA
- a CDS encoding cytochrome c oxidase subunit 3, translating to MSGNGLYPGLNLGATHGEAHADAEKTVFGFWVFLMSDLIIFGILFASYASYLDPIGMAGGPGPKDLFDLTSVAIQTAFLLVGGIAYAGVSLALKYDRGRARIIAWLLVCALLGAGFLFFEVKDFIAQAGEGGVPQASGWLSSYWALVGLHGLHVFSGIVWILAMIGQIATRGLDDVVKVRLSMLGVFWHFLDLIWVGIFSLVFLVPLA from the coding sequence ATGAGCGGCAACGGCCTCTACCCGGGACTCAACCTCGGCGCGACGCATGGGGAGGCGCACGCAGACGCCGAAAAGACCGTGTTCGGCTTCTGGGTGTTCCTGATGAGCGACCTCATCATCTTCGGCATCCTGTTCGCCTCCTACGCTTCGTATCTCGATCCCATAGGGATGGCGGGCGGGCCGGGGCCGAAGGACCTGTTCGACCTGACCAGCGTGGCGATCCAGACCGCTTTCCTGCTGGTCGGCGGGATTGCCTATGCGGGCGTGTCGCTGGCGCTGAAATATGATCGGGGCCGCGCGAGGATCATCGCCTGGCTGCTGGTGTGCGCATTGCTGGGCGCGGGCTTCCTGTTCTTCGAAGTGAAGGATTTCATCGCCCAGGCGGGCGAGGGCGGCGTGCCGCAGGCGAGCGGCTGGCTCAGTTCCTACTGGGCGCTGGTCGGGCTGCATGGCCTCCACGTGTTCTCCGGCATCGTGTGGATTCTCGCCATGATCGGGCAGATTGCGACACGCGGGCTCGACGATGTGGTGAAGGTGCGCCTGTCGATGCTCGGCGTGTTCTGGCACTTCCTCGACTTGATCTGGGTCGGGATCTTCTCGCTCGTGTTCCTGGTGCCCCTCGCATGA
- a CDS encoding cytochrome o ubiquinol/quinol oxidase subunit IV, whose amino-acid sequence MTKPNTGELDPQGNAASEIRSYATGFVISLLLTVGAFAALLSDLPTTWKIALICGAALVQIVAHLRNFLHLSLADAQSEEDLLLVLFSVCLLAIMAGGTWYIMSDLGGRMHGGSQGEARDGHMGTDRTHR is encoded by the coding sequence ATGACGAAGCCCAACACCGGAGAGCTCGATCCGCAGGGTAACGCGGCCAGCGAGATCAGGAGCTATGCGACCGGCTTCGTGATCAGCCTGCTGCTGACCGTGGGCGCGTTTGCGGCGCTGCTGTCGGATCTGCCGACGACATGGAAGATCGCCCTGATCTGCGGTGCGGCGCTGGTCCAGATTGTGGCGCACCTGCGCAATTTCCTCCATCTCAGCCTCGCCGATGCACAGTCAGAGGAGGATCTGCTGCTGGTGCTGTTCTCGGTCTGCCTGCTGGCGATCATGGCAGGCGGCACGTGGTACATCATGTCCGACCTTGGCGGGCGCATGCACGGGGGATCACAGGGCGAGGCCAGGGACGGGCATATGGGGACCGATCGAACCCATCGCTGA
- a CDS encoding FG-GAP-like repeat-containing protein, with amino-acid sequence MPVSSFIIQYSNVNYADLLSADADLIITEGDGDDSPLITEHLTPGEIANLIAQGRLVAGYVNVGVTDAVRGYWNPGWTSAGSYGAGEDDLNPVAATAPAFLQGAPTNSFGRLVDFTDPDWQQIVVDQVTFLLTERGFNAIFLDDVNTYYQRYVTLNGEPATATARAELAAQAQAMTEFVTRIRGVMDTINPDAVLIASTDPYMPDNSPGGASGAIADQYRDAVDCYLLDNMPNQAALDRAAAVFGDHLLVVQSDGSFPTGASGPLTLDDLHGYGPAFLAPSSAYSIFVPFERPTATTGTLIEGGDGPNTLRGGDGDDIILTGEGADTAYGGGGNDLIAGSTNSGMRAFFAEGAEVTRPVLQGPFVIVDGGDALYGEGGDDRIYVGYNSLADGGAGFDTAYVDMRLMWVSWVAGSVLTTHNDLGVNVDLSQADAGSVVLNVGGVGNLAVTLTDFERFVITFGSGDDVVIGGAGNDILQGDSYNFPGGDDTIDGGGGDDDIYGGGGADILRGGDGNDRLNGGEVSPGYDDYVADQLFGDAGDDLIIGRPLDIIDGGSGYDTLELWLGESGLDYTIDLAAITSGSTVTLIDGTSITGIEEVSVLRLGNGNETVIGTSGNDTIRAEGGDDVLDGGAGVDTAVFGGRRSEYTITQLLNGHVRVSGPDGTDDLVRIEQLRFSDGTYVQEITTGPVSLGYAGFGYAPEAGGWADNTTYPRGVADIDGDGRADLIGFGSAGLFAALSNGDGTFGETFLAYSGFGASDAAGGWANDNLYPRTIADVNGDGLQDLVGFGSAGVSIALGQAPASGQAVAFGPATLAYAGFGASDAAGGWTSGDTYPRTVADVNGDGRGDLVGFGGAGVYVALGQSDGSFGATQLALNGFGASDAGGGWLSDDRFPRVLADVNNDGRADIVGFAADGTYVALGQSDGSFGSMMLGIAGFGYADIGGGWSTADRYPRTLGDVNGDGVADIIGFGGDGTYVALGRGDGTFGDTTRMVDSFGQSDAGGGWSSNDRFPRFVADIDGDGLADLVGFGGAGAYVARASVGWVRQSGQEGQSGAGDHLPDWAEVFAGAEAAPDPRGPLPLPVEMAAVVEHAAMHAF; translated from the coding sequence ATGCCAGTTTCAAGCTTCATCATTCAGTATTCGAACGTAAATTATGCCGACCTTCTGTCGGCCGATGCCGATCTCATCATCACCGAGGGTGATGGCGATGATTCGCCGCTGATCACGGAACATCTCACCCCGGGCGAGATCGCCAACCTGATCGCGCAGGGCCGTTTGGTCGCAGGCTACGTCAATGTCGGCGTGACCGATGCGGTGCGCGGATACTGGAATCCCGGCTGGACCTCGGCGGGCTCCTACGGCGCGGGCGAGGATGATCTCAATCCAGTCGCCGCAACGGCGCCTGCCTTCCTGCAGGGCGCACCCACCAACAGCTTCGGGCGGCTGGTCGATTTCACCGATCCGGACTGGCAGCAGATCGTGGTCGATCAGGTCACGTTCCTGCTTACAGAGCGTGGCTTCAACGCGATCTTCCTCGATGATGTGAACACTTACTACCAGCGCTATGTCACGCTGAACGGAGAGCCTGCCACCGCCACCGCTCGCGCCGAACTTGCCGCGCAGGCACAGGCGATGACCGAGTTCGTCACCCGCATCCGGGGCGTGATGGACACTATCAATCCGGACGCAGTGCTGATCGCATCGACCGATCCCTATATGCCCGACAATTCGCCGGGCGGCGCAAGCGGAGCGATCGCCGACCAGTATCGCGACGCGGTCGACTGCTATCTGCTCGACAATATGCCGAACCAGGCCGCACTCGACCGGGCGGCGGCTGTGTTCGGGGACCATCTCCTGGTCGTCCAGTCGGACGGCAGCTTTCCAACCGGAGCCAGCGGCCCGCTGACGCTCGACGATCTGCACGGCTATGGCCCGGCATTCTTGGCGCCATCATCCGCCTATTCCATCTTCGTCCCGTTCGAGCGTCCGACCGCCACGACCGGCACCCTCATCGAAGGCGGCGATGGCCCCAACACGCTTCGCGGGGGCGATGGCGATGACATCATTCTGACCGGCGAGGGTGCGGACACCGCCTATGGCGGAGGCGGGAACGACTTGATCGCCGGTAGCACCAATTCCGGAATGCGCGCTTTCTTCGCCGAAGGTGCCGAAGTCACCCGGCCCGTGCTTCAGGGCCCCTTCGTCATCGTGGACGGGGGAGACGCCCTTTACGGAGAGGGCGGCGACGATCGGATCTATGTGGGATATAACAGCCTGGCCGACGGCGGCGCGGGCTTCGACACAGCCTATGTCGATATGCGCCTCATGTGGGTGTCGTGGGTCGCGGGCTCGGTTCTCACCACGCATAACGACCTTGGAGTGAACGTCGATCTGTCGCAGGCCGACGCTGGTTCGGTCGTGCTCAATGTCGGCGGGGTAGGTAACCTCGCGGTCACGCTGACCGATTTCGAGAGGTTCGTCATCACCTTCGGATCGGGCGACGACGTCGTCATCGGCGGCGCGGGCAATGACATCCTCCAGGGAGATTCCTACAACTTCCCCGGCGGGGACGACACGATCGACGGCGGGGGTGGAGACGACGACATCTATGGCGGTGGCGGAGCCGACATTTTGCGCGGTGGTGACGGCAATGACCGTCTTAACGGCGGCGAAGTGTCGCCGGGCTACGATGACTACGTGGCCGATCAGCTCTTCGGTGACGCCGGTGACGATCTTATCATCGGTCGACCGCTCGACATCATCGATGGCGGCAGCGGGTACGACACGCTGGAGCTGTGGCTGGGCGAAAGTGGGCTCGACTACACGATCGACCTGGCGGCCATCACTTCGGGCAGCACCGTGACCCTCATCGACGGCACATCGATTACCGGGATCGAAGAAGTCTCGGTGCTGCGCTTAGGAAATGGCAACGAAACCGTCATCGGGACTTCGGGCAACGACACTATTCGCGCAGAGGGCGGCGATGACGTGCTCGACGGGGGTGCCGGGGTGGATACCGCAGTATTCGGTGGCAGGCGCAGCGAATATACGATCACACAGCTCTTGAACGGGCATGTGCGGGTCTCCGGGCCGGACGGGACCGACGATCTGGTTCGTATCGAGCAGCTGCGGTTTTCGGACGGCACCTATGTGCAGGAAATAACCACCGGTCCGGTGAGCCTGGGCTACGCAGGCTTCGGCTACGCGCCCGAGGCAGGCGGCTGGGCGGACAACACGACCTATCCGCGCGGCGTGGCGGATATCGACGGCGATGGCCGGGCGGACCTGATCGGCTTCGGCAGTGCAGGGCTGTTTGCGGCGCTTTCCAATGGTGACGGCACCTTCGGGGAGACCTTCCTCGCCTATAGCGGCTTCGGCGCGAGTGATGCTGCGGGCGGCTGGGCGAACGACAATCTTTACCCGCGCACCATTGCCGATGTGAACGGCGACGGGCTGCAGGATCTGGTCGGGTTCGGTTCGGCGGGCGTCTCGATCGCGCTCGGCCAGGCTCCGGCATCGGGGCAGGCGGTCGCTTTCGGGCCCGCCACGCTCGCCTATGCAGGCTTCGGCGCGAGCGATGCCGCGGGCGGCTGGACCAGCGGCGATACCTACCCCAGAACCGTGGCGGACGTGAACGGCGACGGGCGCGGCGACCTGGTCGGCTTCGGCGGCGCGGGCGTGTATGTCGCGCTCGGCCAGTCGGATGGCAGCTTCGGCGCGACGCAGCTTGCGCTGAACGGGTTCGGTGCTTCGGATGCGGGCGGCGGCTGGTTGTCGGACGATCGCTTCCCGCGTGTGCTTGCCGATGTGAATAATGACGGACGCGCGGACATCGTCGGCTTCGCGGCCGATGGCACTTACGTCGCGCTGGGGCAGTCCGACGGGAGCTTTGGCAGCATGATGCTCGGCATTGCGGGCTTCGGCTATGCCGATATTGGCGGCGGCTGGTCGACCGCAGACCGCTATCCCCGCACGCTGGGCGATGTGAACGGCGACGGGGTGGCGGATATTATCGGCTTTGGCGGAGACGGCACCTACGTGGCGCTGGGGCGCGGCGACGGCACCTTCGGCGATACCACGCGGATGGTCGATTCCTTCGGGCAGAGCGATGCCGGTGGCGGCTGGTCGAGCAACGACCGGTTTCCCCGCTTCGTCGCCGATATCGACGGCGATGGACTGGCCGATCTGGTCGGCTTCGGCGGGGCGGGGGCCTATGTGGCGCGCGCCAGTGTCGGGTGGGTGCGCCAGAGCGGGCAGGAAGGTCAGTCCGGCGCTGGCGATCACCTGCCCGACTGGGCCGAGGTTTTCGCAGGTGCCGAAGCTGCGCCCGACCCGCGTGGGCCCTTACCCCTGCCGGTAGAGATGGCGGCGGTCGTCGAGCATGCCGCGATGCATGCCTTCTGA